The Leadbettera azotonutricia ZAS-9 genome has a window encoding:
- the hisS gene encoding histidine--tRNA ligase, with amino-acid sequence MAAFIEPRILKGFRDFLPPAEIARRDLLEKIEASFRSFGFVPIDTPALEYTEILLGKGGGETEKQVYRFKDNGDRDVALRFDLTVPFARFVAEHRQEIALPFKRYHIAKVWRGENTQRGRYREFTQCDFDIVGSDSAAADFEILLMMKNALGVLGAGEVSIRLNHRGLFNRFLSRIGVLDKSVDILRAVDKLEKIGRDETLKLLSESTGTAKAEEVLKFIEIKGSFDEILNAMKEAASGNEACPEAERLMLIRRFMIDSGIAENFVLDPSITRGLDYYTGIVYETLLKEMPELGSVCSGGRYDNLAALYSKEAIPGVGSSIGIDRLIAGLEHLGKLQARPSYASAAIACIKEDKGGLNQALAEKFRQAGIPCEVFLDEAKLTKQFMLAEKKGLRWLIIPGEDPLKSPLILRDLPSRENKEGLSVEEAVKAMSALHHETQES; translated from the coding sequence ATGGCAGCATTTATTGAACCCAGGATCCTTAAGGGGTTTCGGGATTTTTTGCCCCCTGCGGAAATAGCCCGCAGGGATCTCCTCGAAAAGATCGAAGCCTCCTTCCGGTCCTTCGGCTTTGTGCCCATAGACACCCCTGCCCTGGAATATACAGAAATCCTTCTGGGCAAGGGCGGCGGCGAAACCGAAAAGCAGGTCTACCGCTTTAAGGACAACGGGGATCGCGACGTAGCCCTGCGCTTCGATCTCACCGTCCCCTTTGCCCGCTTTGTGGCGGAACACCGCCAGGAAATCGCCCTCCCCTTTAAGCGGTACCACATTGCCAAGGTGTGGCGGGGCGAAAACACCCAACGGGGCCGTTACCGTGAATTTACCCAGTGCGACTTTGACATAGTGGGCAGCGACAGCGCAGCCGCCGATTTTGAAATACTCCTCATGATGAAGAATGCCCTTGGTGTGCTTGGCGCAGGCGAAGTCAGTATCAGGCTCAACCACCGGGGCCTCTTTAACCGCTTCCTCTCCCGCATCGGCGTACTCGATAAATCGGTGGATATACTGCGGGCTGTGGACAAGCTTGAAAAAATCGGCAGGGACGAGACCCTCAAACTTTTGTCAGAATCCACCGGCACTGCAAAGGCAGAAGAAGTCCTCAAGTTCATTGAGATAAAAGGCAGCTTTGACGAAATTCTCAATGCGATGAAAGAAGCAGCCTCTGGCAATGAAGCCTGCCCCGAGGCCGAGAGGCTCATGTTGATACGCCGCTTTATGATCGACTCAGGCATAGCCGAAAATTTTGTGCTCGACCCTTCGATCACTCGGGGCCTTGATTACTACACCGGCATAGTCTACGAAACCCTGCTCAAAGAAATGCCCGAACTAGGCTCAGTGTGCTCAGGGGGCCGCTACGACAACCTGGCTGCTCTCTATTCCAAAGAGGCCATACCCGGCGTAGGCTCCTCCATTGGCATAGACCGCCTTATCGCCGGCCTTGAGCACCTGGGAAAACTCCAGGCAAGGCCCAGCTATGCTTCCGCGGCCATCGCCTGCATCAAGGAAGACAAAGGCGGCTTGAACCAGGCCCTGGCAGAAAAATTCCGGCAGGCGGGGATCCCCTGCGAAGTGTTCCTCGACGAAGCAAAGCTCACCAAGCAGTTTATGCTGGCCGAAAAAAAGGGCCTCCGCTGGCTGATCATTCCCGGCGAAGACCCCTTAAAAAGCCCCCTCATCCTCAGGGATTTGCCATCTCGTGAAAACAAAGAGGGCCTTTCGGTGGAAGAAGCGGTAAAGGCGATGTCGGCCTTGCATCATGAAACACAGGAAAGTTAG
- a CDS encoding PilZN3 domain-containing protein, producing MATAPAGPAQYMARFSESSIPCNQYALAKLGVDRAHCSLKIEEYVILCVPFQLGFKRSIFLASLSVQELTFFQRYVNGIVGLSIALNPEARPEPVKFFIRCNLSTIGQMKGRENVGLFVVDFKTSPDEMINILGNFMDTQDRIKMQYEDYGKKSIRITPDVAKAMGYNMYATIIEPKKEARRIQIYSLSSKTVEHMEAPGAPLRPSGSPIAYQFYFKKYRVSAAGIVSTSETLPQGIVRTTANLAFSPELVEIIDDYWYNLRVAPAANASGKLSY from the coding sequence ATGGCAACAGCGCCTGCGGGGCCGGCACAATACATGGCAAGGTTCTCCGAGTCAAGCATACCGTGTAATCAGTACGCCCTTGCTAAACTTGGGGTGGATCGCGCCCATTGTTCCCTTAAAATCGAAGAATATGTGATACTCTGCGTGCCCTTCCAGCTGGGTTTCAAGCGCTCCATTTTTTTGGCATCCCTTTCGGTCCAGGAGCTTACCTTTTTTCAGCGCTATGTGAATGGCATTGTGGGGCTTTCCATAGCCTTGAACCCTGAGGCCAGGCCGGAACCGGTAAAATTCTTTATTCGCTGCAACCTGAGCACCATAGGGCAGATGAAGGGCAGGGAGAATGTGGGCCTTTTTGTGGTGGACTTTAAGACTTCGCCGGACGAGATGATCAATATCCTGGGAAACTTTATGGATACCCAGGACAGAATCAAGATGCAGTATGAGGATTATGGCAAAAAATCCATCAGGATTACCCCTGATGTTGCCAAGGCCATGGGCTACAATATGTACGCCACTATCATAGAGCCCAAGAAAGAAGCCCGGCGCATACAGATCTATTCCCTTTCCAGCAAGACCGTGGAACACATGGAAGCCCCCGGCGCGCCTCTCAGGCCTTCAGGATCTCCCATAGCCTATCAATTTTACTTTAAGAAGTACCGGGTTTCGGCTGCGGGGATAGTCTCTACTTCAGAGACCCTCCCCCAGGGCATAGTCCGTACCACAGCGAACCTTGCCTTTAGCCCCGAACTTGTGGAAATCATAGATGATTACTGGTATAACCTGAGGGTTGCTCCGGCCGCAAACGCGTCAGGAAAACTAAGCTACTAA
- the thrA gene encoding bifunctional aspartate kinase/homoserine dehydrogenase I, translating to MLVLKFGGTSVGTPEAIGKIIDILKDGEHRDRVRVVVVSAFSKVTDSLISMSLKAASGDGAYREAAESLKKRHLETAGAFLSGEALEKASLALDDAILELVRVLDGIAALKEFSPRTQDLVMSFGERLSASLIAPIFSSRGIPASYLDARPLIKTDRVFGKANYFIEETSGRIRSYFNSLSLKLPMDAGAAKAKAPIQVATGFISSTMDDTTSTLGRGGSDLTAAIIGAALDAEEVEIWTDVDGILTADPRQVKNSFRIESISYEEAMELSHFGAKVIYPPTIRPALEKGIPIRIKNTFNPACPGTSIVKDASQGPFPIRGISSMSGMALLRVQGSGMVGVRGFSARLFTAIARKGININLITQSSSEYSLCFAVIPEDAEIACEAVKEEFRTEIAAGHIEPPIAETDLSIVAVVGAKMKHSSGVSGKVFHALGRNGINVVAIAQGSSELNISAVISKQDEAKALNAIHEVFFLSGVRSVNLFLLGTGLIGGTLLEQIAAQREILADQHKIKINLVGAGDSKHMMLSQSGLDPKSIKAQLREGKEALDLQAFVSKMKAMNLPNTCFCDCTASDEVAGWYAEILQSSIPIVTPNKRANAGSLGYYKTLTGFSRERGIPYLYETTVCAGLPVISTLRDLFLSGDKVRRIEAVLSGTLSYIFNNYDGSKPFSALVREAKAKGYTEPDPRDDLNAMDAARKALILARECGLSLEFPAVDIEPILPPSCFKADNVEAFFSELEKSDRDFEKRRAAAEAEGKSLRYVAIIEEGAAKLSLRAEAPGSPFLSLIDSDNIVVISSDRYSSLPMVIKGPGAGAQVTAGGVFADIVRIARTLV from the coding sequence ATGTTGGTCTTGAAATTTGGTGGCACTTCAGTAGGAACCCCTGAAGCTATTGGCAAGATTATTGATATACTCAAAGATGGGGAGCACCGGGACAGAGTCCGGGTCGTGGTAGTTTCGGCATTTTCGAAGGTCACGGACAGCCTCATCAGCATGAGCCTCAAGGCCGCCTCTGGGGATGGCGCCTACCGTGAAGCCGCAGAATCCCTCAAGAAGCGGCACCTTGAAACAGCAGGGGCTTTTTTATCAGGCGAAGCCCTGGAAAAAGCTTCCCTGGCCCTGGACGATGCCATTCTGGAGCTTGTCCGCGTTTTGGATGGTATTGCGGCCCTCAAGGAATTTTCGCCCCGTACCCAGGATCTTGTCATGAGTTTTGGGGAAAGGCTTTCGGCCTCCCTCATAGCGCCTATTTTCAGCTCCCGGGGCATACCCGCGTCCTACCTTGATGCCCGGCCCCTGATAAAAACGGATCGGGTTTTTGGCAAGGCCAATTATTTTATTGAAGAAACTTCGGGCCGCATACGCTCCTATTTTAATTCTCTTTCCCTCAAGCTGCCCATGGATGCAGGGGCAGCCAAAGCCAAAGCGCCTATCCAGGTTGCCACGGGCTTTATTTCTTCCACCATGGACGATACCACTTCTACCCTGGGCAGGGGCGGGTCCGACCTTACCGCAGCCATCATAGGGGCGGCCCTGGATGCCGAAGAAGTGGAGATCTGGACCGATGTGGATGGCATACTCACCGCAGATCCCAGGCAGGTTAAAAATTCTTTCCGCATAGAAAGCATCTCCTATGAAGAGGCCATGGAGCTTTCCCATTTTGGCGCCAAGGTGATCTACCCTCCTACCATCAGGCCGGCCCTGGAAAAAGGCATACCCATCAGGATCAAGAACACCTTTAACCCCGCCTGCCCTGGCACCAGTATTGTCAAAGATGCAAGCCAGGGTCCTTTCCCCATCAGGGGCATAAGTTCCATGAGCGGCATGGCGCTGCTCCGCGTCCAGGGTTCGGGTATGGTAGGGGTCAGGGGCTTTTCCGCCAGGTTGTTCACCGCCATAGCCAGGAAGGGCATCAACATCAACCTTATTACCCAAAGTTCGAGTGAGTACTCCCTCTGTTTTGCGGTGATCCCCGAGGATGCTGAAATCGCCTGCGAAGCGGTCAAAGAAGAATTCAGGACGGAAATTGCCGCTGGCCATATCGAGCCTCCCATTGCGGAAACGGATCTTTCAATTGTCGCAGTGGTTGGGGCAAAGATGAAGCACAGCTCCGGCGTTTCGGGCAAGGTCTTCCATGCGCTTGGCCGCAACGGCATCAATGTGGTAGCCATAGCCCAGGGTTCATCGGAACTCAATATCTCCGCAGTGATTTCAAAGCAGGACGAGGCCAAAGCCCTCAACGCCATACACGAAGTCTTTTTCCTTTCTGGGGTCCGTTCGGTGAATCTCTTTCTCCTGGGTACAGGACTCATAGGCGGAACCCTCCTGGAACAGATTGCGGCGCAGCGCGAAATTCTGGCTGATCAGCACAAGATAAAGATTAACCTGGTTGGCGCAGGGGACTCCAAACACATGATGCTCAGCCAGTCGGGGCTTGATCCAAAATCCATAAAAGCCCAGCTAAGGGAAGGAAAGGAAGCCCTCGATTTGCAGGCTTTCGTTTCAAAAATGAAGGCCATGAACCTGCCCAATACCTGCTTTTGCGATTGCACTGCCAGTGACGAAGTTGCAGGATGGTACGCCGAAATACTCCAGTCGTCCATTCCCATAGTAACCCCCAACAAGCGGGCCAACGCAGGCAGCCTGGGCTATTACAAAACCCTCACCGGTTTTTCCCGCGAAAGGGGCATACCCTATCTCTACGAAACCACAGTCTGCGCCGGGCTTCCGGTCATTTCCACCCTGCGGGATCTCTTCCTTTCGGGGGATAAAGTGCGCCGCATAGAGGCGGTCCTTTCAGGTACCTTGAGCTACATCTTCAACAATTACGACGGCTCCAAACCCTTCTCGGCCCTGGTGCGGGAAGCCAAGGCCAAGGGTTACACCGAGCCCGATCCCCGGGATGATCTTAATGCCATGGATGCCGCCAGAAAGGCCCTCATCCTTGCCCGTGAATGCGGCCTCTCCCTGGAATTCCCTGCTGTGGATATAGAACCGATTTTGCCCCCCTCCTGCTTCAAGGCTGACAATGTGGAAGCCTTCTTCTCGGAGCTTGAAAAATCCGACAGGGATTTTGAAAAACGCCGCGCCGCAGCTGAGGCTGAAGGCAAATCCCTGCGCTATGTCGCCATTATCGAAGAGGGCGCCGCAAAGCTTTCGCTCCGGGCGGAAGCCCCAGGCAGCCCTTTCCTTTCCCTGATAGACTCGGACAACATTGTAGTGATCTCCTCGGATCGTTATTCAAGCCTCCCCATGGTCATAAAAGGCCCCGGCGCCGGCGCCCAGGTTACAGCCGGGGGAGTATTCGCGGATATTGTGAGGATCGCGCGGACCCTGGTTTAG
- a CDS encoding ArsR/SmtB family transcription factor — MGTFCSDPLIDEYSKKLKVCGHPVRLKLLCAISKQDDTCVTNLWNCLGESQPVISQHLAVLKESGIVDCTVQKNKRIYSIADDFIRDLVAKIVDEKRSP, encoded by the coding sequence ATGGGAACATTTTGCTCAGATCCTCTTATTGATGAATACTCAAAAAAGCTCAAAGTTTGCGGCCATCCTGTGCGGCTCAAGCTTCTCTGCGCTATTTCCAAGCAGGATGACACCTGTGTCACTAATCTTTGGAACTGCCTGGGCGAGAGCCAGCCTGTTATCAGCCAGCACCTTGCAGTTTTAAAGGAAAGCGGTATAGTAGATTGCACAGTGCAAAAAAACAAGCGGATCTATTCCATTGCCGATGACTTTATACGAGATCTGGTTGCGAAAATTGTAGACGAGAAACGGAGTCCTTAA
- a CDS encoding sn-glycerol-1-phosphate dehydrogenase, translated as MNENTLTALSLDDCINQADETKELLLKPGALDEIPGLLSKFFASRAVCVIADENTMKAAGKRVKDIIEDGGTKVAGMHIFPGEPRLHADYGHVRFLKNFMASLGGYPELVPIAVGSGTVNDLVKCAAYELRLPYLCVPTAASVDGFTPNGAALLLDGFKQTLPCTAPLALAADTEVIARAPAFLSSSGFGDLASKITAGTDWIVAEKAGAFGAPEAPARDPVCWSMIQINLMDNLQNSVNAVQGDGDAINTLFKSLAITGFAMQYMKNSRPVSGGEHLFSHVWEMEDLSMNGVPVTHGHKVTIGTLALTAFTETFFADPSGPPAIPKGFKRPSLEEREAEVSRAFDGSPAHDGIVKKSKEKFMDDKKAGIINEAFRDSWKDLRAKVLAKLLPYKELKELLAKAGCPVLPEAIGLARGYAIATARRAQMIRNRYGVIDIAWDMGAFEGILAKMEKSEIYLR; from the coding sequence ATGAACGAAAACACATTAACCGCCCTGTCTCTGGACGACTGCATTAATCAGGCCGATGAGACAAAAGAGCTTCTTTTAAAACCCGGCGCCCTGGACGAGATCCCGGGGCTTCTTTCAAAATTCTTTGCCTCCAGGGCGGTTTGCGTTATAGCGGACGAAAACACCATGAAGGCGGCGGGAAAGCGGGTCAAGGACATAATAGAAGATGGTGGAACCAAGGTCGCCGGGATGCATATATTCCCCGGGGAACCCAGGCTCCATGCAGACTACGGCCATGTTCGTTTCCTTAAAAATTTCATGGCTTCCCTCGGGGGCTACCCTGAACTGGTTCCCATTGCAGTGGGATCAGGCACAGTCAACGACCTGGTAAAATGTGCGGCCTATGAACTCCGACTGCCCTATCTCTGTGTGCCTACAGCCGCGTCGGTAGACGGCTTTACCCCCAACGGGGCCGCCCTGCTCCTGGATGGCTTCAAGCAGACCCTGCCCTGCACTGCCCCCTTGGCACTGGCTGCCGATACCGAAGTGATAGCCAGGGCGCCGGCCTTCCTCTCTTCATCGGGCTTTGGGGATCTGGCGAGCAAAATAACCGCAGGCACCGACTGGATCGTCGCCGAAAAAGCAGGGGCTTTCGGGGCGCCTGAAGCGCCTGCAAGGGATCCGGTTTGCTGGTCCATGATTCAGATCAATCTTATGGACAACCTTCAAAATTCGGTCAACGCTGTCCAGGGCGACGGAGACGCCATAAACACCCTTTTCAAGTCCCTCGCCATAACAGGCTTTGCCATGCAGTACATGAAAAACTCCCGCCCGGTTTCGGGGGGGGAGCATCTTTTTAGCCATGTGTGGGAAATGGAAGACCTTTCCATGAACGGGGTACCTGTCACCCACGGGCACAAGGTGACTATTGGAACCCTGGCGTTAACCGCCTTCACGGAAACATTTTTTGCCGATCCTTCCGGCCCTCCTGCCATACCCAAGGGCTTTAAGCGGCCCAGCCTGGAGGAGAGGGAAGCCGAAGTTTCAAGGGCCTTCGACGGGAGCCCTGCCCACGACGGCATAGTCAAAAAATCAAAAGAGAAATTCATGGACGACAAAAAAGCCGGGATAATCAATGAAGCTTTCAGGGATTCATGGAAAGATCTTCGGGCCAAAGTGCTGGCTAAACTTCTCCCCTATAAAGAGCTCAAAGAACTCCTGGCAAAGGCCGGCTGCCCAGTGCTGCCCGAGGCAATTGGCCTTGCCCGGGGCTATGCTATTGCCACAGCCCGCCGTGCCCAGATGATACGCAACCGTTATGGCGTCATAGACATAGCCTGGGACATGGGCGCCTTCGAGGGCATACTCGCAAAGATGGAGAAATCGGAAATTTATTTGAGATAG
- a CDS encoding pyridoxal phosphate-dependent aminotransferase → MPIANAIKEALGSQSMIRKMFEEGTQLKKQHGADKVFDFSLGNPDIEPPPAFHRVFLKMAKEDKKGSHGYMPNAGYPEVREALAQKASKEHGVAIDGSHIVMAVGAAGGLNVVFKSILNPGDEVIVPRPYFMEYRSYVGNHGGKLVEADTLPDFNLDLNAIKAKLSAKTAAVLINSPHNPTGRIYSAQTLSELAKILEEHGNASGRMPYLISDEPYREIAYDGIEVPPVLAVYSESLVVSSYSKSLSLPGERIGFVAVGPKVSDKLNVVGALIFATRILGFVNAPALMQRIVAELIFAKVDIDIYARRRAAFTKILDDVGIPYARPEGAFYLFCKVPGKGGKPLTQGEAGDDKAFVDHLKQYLILGVPGTGFGKPGWLRFAYCVDEKIIKASGEAFKKAMENW, encoded by the coding sequence ATGCCAATAGCGAATGCGATAAAAGAGGCCCTTGGTTCCCAGTCCATGATCAGGAAGATGTTTGAAGAAGGAACCCAGCTTAAAAAACAACACGGTGCTGACAAGGTCTTTGATTTTTCCCTGGGGAACCCTGACATAGAGCCGCCCCCGGCCTTCCACCGGGTTTTCCTTAAAATGGCCAAGGAAGACAAAAAAGGCTCCCATGGCTATATGCCCAATGCAGGGTATCCTGAAGTGCGCGAAGCCCTGGCCCAAAAGGCTTCAAAAGAGCATGGTGTTGCCATAGACGGCTCCCATATTGTCATGGCAGTAGGCGCAGCAGGCGGCCTCAACGTGGTCTTTAAGTCCATACTCAACCCAGGGGATGAAGTCATAGTGCCCAGGCCCTATTTCATGGAATACCGCTCCTATGTGGGGAACCACGGCGGCAAGCTGGTAGAGGCAGACACCCTGCCCGATTTCAACCTTGACCTCAATGCCATTAAGGCAAAGCTTTCTGCCAAAACCGCCGCAGTGCTGATCAACTCCCCCCACAACCCCACAGGCCGCATCTATTCGGCTCAGACCCTTTCGGAGCTTGCAAAGATTTTGGAAGAGCACGGCAATGCCTCGGGCCGCATGCCCTATCTTATTTCTGACGAGCCCTACCGCGAGATCGCCTACGACGGCATCGAAGTGCCCCCGGTGCTGGCAGTCTACAGCGAATCCCTGGTGGTAAGCTCCTATTCCAAGAGTCTTTCCCTCCCCGGCGAGCGCATAGGCTTTGTGGCTGTAGGGCCCAAGGTAAGCGATAAACTCAATGTGGTTGGCGCTCTTATCTTTGCCACCCGCATCCTGGGTTTTGTGAATGCCCCGGCCCTGATGCAGCGCATAGTGGCGGAACTCATCTTTGCCAAAGTTGACATTGACATATACGCCCGCCGCAGGGCAGCGTTCACCAAAATTCTGGATGACGTTGGCATCCCCTACGCCAGGCCGGAGGGCGCCTTCTACCTGTTCTGTAAAGTCCCCGGCAAAGGCGGCAAGCCCCTCACCCAGGGAGAAGCAGGAGACGACAAAGCCTTTGTGGATCACCTCAAGCAGTACCTCATCCTGGGGGTGCCAGGCACCGGTTTCGGCAAACCCGGCTGGCTCCGGTTTGCCTACTGCGTGGACGAGAAGATTATCAAAGCGTCAGGAGAAGCCTTCAAAAAAGCCATGGAGAATTGGTGA
- a CDS encoding cysteine desulfurase family protein — MDKRRYFDWAATALPLPSLGDIDIKNTFGNPSSPYAEGRQAKEALEKARSRCAKALKVPAECLYFTSGGTESNALVLHSLLLRPKKVKFLYSAVEHPSVRENCLVLEKLGFSPAIIEVEKDGRVSPEILSKALAKNPDARLAAIMAVNNETGAIMDMEGLSKILRAKDGAPVHFHGDLVQAAGKIPLDIRSWDLDSASFTAHKLGGPRGIGLLYLRKPLEVLYSGGGQERGIRPGTENTSGALALAACLEQYASPDAVKLEQEKARQRWGHLIGGLKKNPRALLIPESRTEDDLRFSPWILQARFKDVPGEVMVRALDSEGFAVSTGSACSSSSPDRPVLEAMGLDEHARLEGIRISQGWSTTLEDIVALLEGIEKALAFL, encoded by the coding sequence ATGGATAAGCGACGCTACTTCGACTGGGCTGCCACTGCCCTCCCCCTTCCTTCCCTGGGGGATATTGATATAAAAAATACATTCGGAAACCCTTCATCCCCCTATGCTGAAGGCCGCCAGGCAAAAGAAGCCCTCGAAAAAGCCCGATCACGCTGCGCAAAAGCCCTGAAGGTACCCGCCGAGTGTCTTTATTTTACTTCCGGGGGTACGGAATCCAATGCCCTGGTGCTCCATTCCCTGCTTTTGCGGCCAAAGAAGGTGAAATTCCTCTATTCCGCAGTGGAGCATCCTTCGGTCAGGGAAAACTGCCTGGTCCTGGAAAAGCTGGGGTTTTCCCCGGCCATTATCGAGGTTGAAAAAGACGGCAGGGTAAGCCCTGAAATTCTTTCCAAAGCCCTGGCAAAAAATCCCGATGCCCGCCTTGCCGCCATAATGGCTGTGAATAATGAAACCGGGGCCATCATGGACATGGAAGGGCTTTCAAAAATCTTGCGGGCAAAAGATGGCGCCCCGGTGCACTTCCACGGCGACCTGGTTCAGGCGGCGGGAAAAATCCCCCTCGATATAAGAAGCTGGGATCTTGACTCGGCCTCGTTCACGGCCCACAAGCTGGGGGGGCCAAGGGGCATAGGACTCCTCTATCTGAGAAAACCTTTGGAAGTCCTCTATTCAGGGGGCGGCCAGGAACGGGGCATACGGCCGGGGACCGAAAACACCTCCGGCGCGTTGGCCCTGGCAGCCTGCCTTGAACAATATGCCTCCCCGGATGCGGTCAAGCTTGAGCAGGAAAAGGCCCGCCAGCGCTGGGGCCATCTCATAGGCGGTTTAAAGAAAAACCCCCGGGCTTTGCTGATACCCGAAAGCCGCACAGAAGATGATCTCCGTTTTTCGCCCTGGATACTGCAGGCAAGGTTCAAGGATGTCCCCGGCGAAGTGATGGTCAGGGCTCTGGACAGCGAAGGCTTCGCGGTCTCCACTGGTTCTGCCTGTTCGTCATCCTCCCCGGACAGGCCGGTTTTGGAAGCCATGGGCTTGGACGAGCATGCCCGCCTCGAAGGCATCAGAATCTCCCAGGGCTGGTCCACCACCCTAGAAGACATTGTCGCCCTCCTTGAGGGCATCGAAAAGGCGCTGGCATTCCTGTGA
- a CDS encoding N-acetylneuraminate synthase family protein — translation MGNEKFRIKNTEYSPKKALIIAELGTSHGTDLTKARELIAAAAEAGADCVKFQIVYANEILHPNTGEVALPGGNIRLYDRFKELETDPSFYAQMKEEVEKRGLLFLCTPFGLQSARELKRLDPFFIKIASPELNHTPLLKEIASYGLPVLLSTGVSKLGDIEEAVEILRGGKNKANLCLLHCVTSYPAPETDYNLRVLQSLSSVFGLPVGVSDHSMDPEMVPVLAVSMGASVIEKHFCLSRDDPGLDDPIALPPEGFKAMVKAVREASALGPQKTLEAKSETWGGEKVQAILGDGIKRLAPSENANYTRTNRSIHALRDIEEGEIITESMISILRTEKILRPGLPPSWEGYVIGNKARAFIPAGEGIRFDDI, via the coding sequence ATGGGAAATGAAAAATTTCGCATAAAAAACACCGAATATAGCCCTAAAAAAGCGCTTATTATAGCCGAGCTGGGAACATCCCATGGAACAGACCTGACAAAGGCCCGGGAACTCATTGCCGCCGCTGCCGAAGCCGGCGCCGATTGCGTCAAATTCCAGATAGTCTACGCCAATGAGATACTCCACCCCAATACCGGGGAGGTAGCCCTTCCCGGAGGCAATATCAGGCTTTACGACCGCTTCAAGGAGCTTGAAACAGACCCTTCGTTCTACGCCCAAATGAAGGAAGAAGTTGAAAAACGGGGCCTCCTTTTCCTCTGCACTCCCTTTGGCCTGCAAAGCGCCAGGGAACTCAAGCGCCTGGACCCCTTTTTCATCAAAATAGCATCCCCGGAGCTTAACCATACACCTCTGCTCAAAGAAATAGCCAGTTACGGGCTTCCTGTCCTGCTCTCGACAGGGGTTTCGAAGCTGGGGGACATAGAGGAAGCGGTAGAAATACTGAGGGGCGGGAAAAACAAGGCGAATTTATGCCTCCTTCATTGTGTGACCTCGTATCCGGCCCCCGAAACTGACTACAACCTTAGGGTTTTGCAGAGCCTGAGCTCGGTTTTTGGCCTCCCTGTGGGGGTGAGCGACCACAGCATGGACCCCGAAATGGTGCCGGTTCTCGCAGTGAGCATGGGCGCCTCGGTCATCGAAAAGCACTTTTGCCTCTCCCGGGACGATCCGGGCCTGGACGATCCCATCGCCCTGCCCCCCGAAGGCTTTAAGGCAATGGTCAAGGCGGTACGGGAAGCTTCCGCCCTGGGGCCTCAAAAAACCCTGGAGGCAAAGTCAGAAACCTGGGGGGGTGAAAAAGTCCAGGCCATTCTTGGGGATGGAATAAAGCGCCTGGCGCCATCCGAGAATGCCAATTATACCCGCACCAATCGTTCCATCCATGCCTTGAGGGACATAGAGGAGGGGGAAATCATCACAGAGTCCATGATTTCGATATTGAGGACCGAAAAGATACTCCGGCCGGGGCTTCCGCCCTCCTGGGAGGGCTATGTGATAGGGAACAAAGCCAGGGCCTTCATCCCTGCAGGGGAAGGGATACGTTTCGATGATATATAA